The Ischnura elegans chromosome 1, ioIscEleg1.1, whole genome shotgun sequence genome contains a region encoding:
- the LOC124162975 gene encoding uncharacterized protein LOC124162975 isoform X2, whose translation MSKGITEKLIEKVKGYPFIYQPQHEHYSSMRLKEETWAKIARELGYQNGDVLRKKWKNLRDSYAKHLRAEKTHTRQQAKGVVRYRAWPWALQMEFLRPILQVSPTDSNMSRQDMALDDIGEEDTSASEDRIPIKSPGDENDTFEEPIPPEPTDEQISSDTSARKPSNAQKRGSEETSPVSQVIQYLEKRRVHHKFKSCDEIDLVCMGYAQTIKKFKPRRQAMVKFKILELLMREELAQLEEEDGEHL comes from the exons ATGTCGAAAGGCATTACGGAGAAACTTATTGAAAAGGTGAAGGGATATCCATTTATATATCAGCCCCAACATGAGCATTACTCGAGTATGAGACTGAAGGAAGAGACTTGGGCGAAGATAGCCCGAGAACTTGGATACCAAAACG gTGATGTCTTAAGAAAAAAGTGGAAGAATTTGAGGGACTCTTATGCCAAACATCTACGGGCTGAAAAGACTCACACGAGGCAGCAAGCGAAAGGAGTGGTTAGATACAGGGCTTGGCCATGGGCTCTCCAAATGGAATTTTTGAGACCAATTTTGCAAGTTTCACCAACGGATTCCAACATGTCCAGGCAGGACATGGCGTTGGATGATATAGGAGAGGAGGACACATCTGCATCTGAGGACCGGATTCCTATCAAAAGCCCTGGAGACGAGAATGACACCTTTGAGGAGCCAATTCCGCCAGAACCGACTGATGAACAGATTTCTTCTGATACCTCGGCAAGAAAACCCTCGAACGCCCAGAAGAGAGGATCAGAGGAAACAAGTCCAGTGAGCCAAGTAATTCAGTATTTGGAGAAGAGGAGGGTCCATCATAAGTTTAAGTCGTGCGATGAAATAGACTTGGTTTGCATGGGTTATGCACAGACTATAAAGAAATTTAAGCCTCGGCGACAGGCTatggtgaaatttaaaattttggagttGCTGATGAGGGAAGAATTAGCCCAATTGGAGGAAGAGGATGGTGAACATTTGTAA
- the LOC124162975 gene encoding uncharacterized protein LOC124162975 isoform X1, translated as MSKGITEKLIEKVKGYPFIYQPQHEHYSSMRLKEETWAKIARELGYQNGDEVRDHWKKLRDCHRDALRRQRKRNSKGITDVKKWMYQKEMNFLIPFMGKRTTSGERGHHKYEDDADYQAGESQMEACEEVGDSSRDVPEEPPVPGESQVQKRIPDSVVHAPLRHFSQYEERRSEDSKLAILQPENNGDPISVSVTRENHAEPRSVVVVRENHEDNRSVGVPRDGQEDELYHFFMSMYFSTARLPNRLRCKVKRTIFAAVTQAEEENLSGGDPLGDIG; from the exons ATGTCGAAAGGCATTACGGAGAAACTTATTGAAAAGGTGAAGGGATATCCATTTATATATCAGCCCCAACATGAGCATTACTCGAGTATGAGACTGAAGGAAGAGACTTGGGCGAAGATAGCCCGAGAACTTGGATACCAAAACG GTGACGAAGTCAGGGACCATTGGAAGAAGTTACGGGACTGCCACAGGGATGCCCTCAGGAGACAGAGGAAGAGGAACAGCAAAGGTATCACGGACGTGAAGAAGTGGATGTACCAGAAAGAGATGAATTTCCTCATACCTTTCATGGGGAAACGCACCACGTCCGGAGAGAGGGGACACCACAAGTACGAAGACGATGCGGACTACCAGGCCGGGGAGTCCCAGATGGAAGCCTGCGAGGAAGTCGGCGATTCCTCCCGGGATGTGCCCGAAGAGCCACCGGTGCCTGGCGAATCGCAGGTCCAAAAGAGGATCCCGGACAGTGTCGTGCATGCGCCACTCCGACATTTCTCTCAATACGAGGAGAGGAGGAGCGAGGACTCTAAATTGGCGATTTTACAACCAGAGAATAACGGGGACCCTATATCGGTTAGTGTGACGCGCGAAAACCATGCGGAACCTAGGTCTGTCGTTGTGGTACGCGAGAATCACGAGGATAACAGGTCGGTCGGTGTACCACGCGATGGTCAAGAGGACGAGCTCTATCACTTTTTCATGTCCATGTACTTCAGCACTGCAAGGTTACCCAATAGGTTGCGCTGCAAGGTGAAAAGGACAATATTTGCAGCCGTTACCCAGGCGGAGGAAGAGAACCTTTCAGGAGGGGACCCCCTTGGTGACATTGGATGA